In Bifidobacterium sp. ESL0775, the following are encoded in one genomic region:
- a CDS encoding FtsX-like permease family protein yields the protein MFLLRMVFRSFSRQLKRRLLIAVTVCLSATICVAMLGVVFDVGDKLNAELSTYGSNIVVKPKADAVVSDLYNTADAGNGDEAEDPTSFLKESDVPSIKTTFWAFNITDFAPELNVNATIDGRNVPVTGTWFNKKVPLATGESVVAGVKGMRSWWKVGGAWAKDGSGASGTGKVVSVADTDKTAVAQGMMGKDLANATHTKVGQTVTISKEAADGQHRSQRVRIVGIFDSGDNDANGIYIPSWSAQRLADLPDSIDKIEVKALTTPENDLARKAEKDPAALSQEEWETWYCTAYPSSIAYQIEEVMPGAVAKQVRQVAALQGDVLHKTQAVMILMTALSLIAAAIAVANLMASSIGERGSELALLKAIGATDGAVSRLMLTETAVISLIGGLVGAGLGSLLAQVIGHVVFGSGVAMRPMVFVLVFVLLAVTILIASFSSIRSILHLRPAEVLHGR from the coding sequence ATGTTCCTGTTACGAATGGTGTTCCGCTCGTTTTCGCGGCAACTCAAGCGGCGACTGCTGATCGCGGTGACCGTGTGCCTGTCGGCCACGATCTGCGTGGCGATGCTCGGCGTCGTCTTCGACGTGGGCGACAAACTCAACGCCGAACTGTCGACGTATGGCTCGAATATCGTGGTCAAGCCCAAGGCCGACGCGGTGGTGTCGGATTTGTACAACACCGCGGACGCGGGCAACGGTGACGAAGCCGAGGATCCGACCTCGTTCCTCAAGGAATCGGACGTGCCCAGCATCAAGACGACGTTCTGGGCGTTCAACATCACCGATTTCGCGCCTGAACTCAACGTGAACGCCACCATCGACGGGCGCAACGTGCCGGTGACCGGGACATGGTTCAACAAGAAAGTGCCGCTGGCGACCGGCGAGAGCGTGGTGGCCGGGGTCAAGGGCATGCGTTCGTGGTGGAAGGTAGGCGGAGCCTGGGCCAAGGACGGTTCGGGAGCTTCAGGCACCGGCAAAGTCGTGTCTGTTGCGGATACCGACAAAACCGCTGTCGCTCAGGGCATGATGGGCAAGGACCTGGCGAACGCCACCCATACCAAAGTCGGGCAGACCGTCACGATTTCCAAGGAGGCGGCTGACGGGCAACACCGCAGCCAGCGCGTGCGGATCGTCGGGATTTTCGATTCCGGAGACAATGATGCCAATGGCATCTACATTCCCTCGTGGTCGGCGCAGCGGCTGGCCGATCTGCCGGATTCCATCGACAAAATCGAGGTCAAGGCGCTGACGACCCCCGAAAACGATTTGGCCCGTAAGGCCGAGAAGGACCCCGCCGCGCTGAGCCAGGAGGAATGGGAGACCTGGTATTGCACGGCCTATCCATCCTCGATCGCCTACCAGATCGAGGAGGTCATGCCGGGGGCCGTGGCCAAGCAGGTGCGGCAGGTGGCGGCGTTGCAGGGCGATGTGTTGCACAAGACGCAGGCCGTGATGATACTGATGACCGCGCTGAGCCTGATCGCGGCGGCCATCGCCGTGGCCAATCTGATGGCATCGTCGATTGGTGAGCGTGGTTCGGAACTGGCGTTGCTCAAGGCCATCGGGGCGACTGATGGTGCGGTCTCAAGGCTGATGCTCACCGAAACCGCAGTGATTTCTCTGATAGGTGGACTGGTTGGCGCAGGGCTCGGATCGTTGCTCGCGCAGGTCATTGGGCATGTCGTCTTCGGATCGGGAGTGGCGATGCGGCCGATGGTGTTTGTGCTGGTGTTCGTCTTGCTGGCTGTGACCATCTTGATCGCCTCGTTCTCCTCGATTCGTTCGATTCTGCACCTGCGTCCGGCGGAGGTGCTCCATGGAAGGTAA
- a CDS encoding Fe-S-containing protein has product MLEEFVGALPGMVAPALLVMTLSVLLGVGEGRDVPVSRRWRLYGLLIGIGAALVFTVLRVLVIVDRRSGVNLPVLVGCVVCDVLILAIMACSKGLVRDWHEHPVRLHVANAISAIGIALTTFFASQDVFMQLTSFVETGESPFTSKMLLRALGFALGIATAVVVAAIFRTMRTTAVRGCFLAASMLMLFILLARHLTQLCSLLMSMMFVEFDGTAFNVLIVAANNDMKLVIASVLVFIIPAVASIVAGFRTPLAGANDAVVREHKAFRRRAKAAGAWSLIAMVVVTFALTAGVAKVHEQPTLSPPEGYSQHNGIATIAFNKVDDGHLHRFQYKAKDGTVMRFIIIKKNGGSFGVGLDACMTCGDAGYYEKDGKIICKRCEVEMNVATIGFKGGCNPIPFPFEASHGKITIHTSDLDALSSHFKE; this is encoded by the coding sequence ATGCTCGAGGAATTTGTGGGGGCGCTGCCGGGGATGGTGGCGCCGGCGCTGCTGGTGATGACGCTGAGCGTGCTGCTTGGGGTCGGCGAGGGGCGTGATGTGCCGGTGAGCCGGCGGTGGCGGCTGTATGGGCTGCTCATCGGGATTGGCGCGGCACTCGTGTTCACCGTGCTGCGTGTGCTGGTCATTGTCGACCGGCGTTCCGGGGTCAATCTGCCGGTGCTTGTCGGGTGCGTGGTTTGCGATGTGCTCATTTTGGCGATCATGGCCTGCTCCAAAGGGCTTGTTCGAGACTGGCACGAGCATCCGGTTCGGCTGCACGTCGCCAATGCGATTTCCGCTATTGGCATCGCCCTGACCACATTCTTCGCTTCGCAGGACGTCTTCATGCAACTGACCAGCTTCGTGGAGACCGGCGAATCCCCGTTCACGTCCAAGATGCTGCTGCGTGCGCTCGGCTTTGCGCTCGGTATCGCGACGGCTGTCGTGGTGGCAGCCATTTTCCGTACCATGCGCACCACGGCGGTGCGGGGTTGCTTCCTTGCGGCCTCGATGCTCATGCTGTTTATCTTGTTGGCGCGCCATCTGACGCAGCTGTGCTCGCTGCTGATGTCGATGATGTTCGTCGAATTCGACGGGACGGCGTTCAACGTGCTGATTGTCGCGGCGAACAATGATATGAAACTGGTCATCGCCTCGGTGCTGGTCTTCATCATCCCTGCCGTCGCTTCGATTGTCGCCGGATTCCGCACGCCGCTGGCTGGTGCCAACGATGCCGTGGTACGTGAGCATAAAGCGTTCCGGCGCCGCGCGAAAGCGGCTGGCGCGTGGAGCCTGATCGCCATGGTTGTGGTGACGTTTGCGCTGACTGCGGGTGTCGCCAAAGTACACGAGCAACCCACGCTTTCACCACCGGAAGGGTACTCGCAGCACAACGGCATCGCGACCATCGCCTTCAACAAGGTGGATGACGGCCATCTGCACCGTTTCCAATACAAGGCCAAGGACGGCACGGTGATGCGCTTCATCATCATCAAGAAGAACGGCGGCTCCTTCGGTGTCGGCCTCGACGCGTGTATGACATGCGGCGATGCGGGCTACTACGAAAAGGACGGCAAGATCATCTGCAAACGTTGCGAGGTGGAGATGAACGTCGCCACCATCGGCTTCAAGGGCGGCTGCAACCCGATACCGTTCCCGTTCGAGGCGTCGCACGGCAAGATCACCATCCACACCTCCGACCTCGACGCGCTGTCGTCGCATTTCAAGGAATAA